One genomic window of Trichlorobacter lovleyi includes the following:
- a CDS encoding ABC transporter ATP-binding protein, translating into MTIHDVTLPSYRDQSPEVRARFQRIATRPVVLKVNNLGKTFDSVKGKVQALHDLSFQVHRREFISIIGPSGCGKSTLIRILAGLEEHTSGQILLDDREVTGPGPDRGMVFQGYTLFPWLTVLKNVMFGLEVSSSTRGIAGITIEQEARGWIEMVGLAAFADSYPHELSGGMKQRVAIARALANRPRILLMDEPFGALDAQTRAKMQSYLLQIWKNVDVTIVFITHDLDEAIYLSDRILVLKANPGELQEIIEVPIEHPRTPAQFLSQEFLATKKRLEELIHPPSATEEMLPVVRMTQIGDDVY; encoded by the coding sequence ATGACCATCCATGACGTGACACTACCAAGCTACCGCGATCAGAGCCCGGAAGTCAGAGCCCGTTTCCAGCGCATTGCAACACGGCCGGTGGTCCTCAAGGTCAACAACCTTGGCAAGACCTTTGACAGCGTCAAAGGAAAGGTGCAGGCACTCCACGACCTTTCCTTTCAGGTCCATCGCCGTGAATTTATCAGTATCATCGGCCCATCCGGCTGCGGCAAGTCAACCCTGATCAGGATCCTGGCCGGCCTGGAAGAGCACACCTCAGGTCAGATCCTGCTGGATGACCGCGAAGTAACCGGCCCCGGACCGGACCGCGGCATGGTCTTTCAGGGCTACACCCTCTTTCCCTGGCTGACCGTCCTGAAGAATGTCATGTTTGGCCTGGAAGTCTCAAGCAGCACCCGCGGGATTGCCGGGATCACCATTGAACAGGAGGCACGGGGCTGGATCGAGATGGTGGGACTGGCTGCGTTTGCCGACTCCTATCCCCATGAGCTCTCCGGCGGCATGAAACAACGGGTGGCCATTGCCCGGGCCCTGGCTAACCGGCCACGTATCCTGCTGATGGATGAACCGTTCGGCGCCCTGGATGCCCAGACCCGGGCCAAGATGCAATCCTATCTGCTTCAGATCTGGAAAAACGTGGATGTCACGATTGTCTTTATTACCCATGACCTTGACGAGGCGATCTACCTTTCTGACCGGATTCTGGTGCTCAAGGCAAACCCTGGTGAGCTCCAGGAGATTATCGAGGTGCCGATCGAGCATCCACGCACCCCGGCCCAGTTTCTTTCCCAGGAATTTCTGGCAACCAAAAAGAGACTTGAGGAGCTGATCCATCCCCCGTCTGCAACCGAGGAGATGTTGCCCGTCGTCAGAATGACCCAGATCGGTGATGACGTCTACTAA
- a CDS encoding CopG family ribbon-helix-helix protein, translating into MKKTQGVKRICIALPEALAEELDQATASSSFPNRSNAVAEMLRDALISRREKLNQREVMAGSITIFYDESRNQIQQRLADIQRIYLKEVVSSLNVMLESNYRMEVFIVQGPVYRLREMVQELVACKGVETGKLTLTGATLPQLHARRRQKQEILP; encoded by the coding sequence ATGAAAAAAACACAGGGCGTGAAACGGATCTGCATTGCGTTACCGGAGGCACTGGCTGAAGAACTTGACCAGGCCACCGCCTCCAGCAGCTTCCCCAACCGGAGCAATGCGGTTGCCGAAATGCTGCGGGATGCCCTTATCTCCCGTCGCGAAAAGCTCAACCAGCGGGAGGTCATGGCCGGCAGCATCACGATCTTTTATGACGAATCCCGCAACCAGATCCAGCAGCGGCTGGCGGATATTCAGCGTATCTACCTCAAGGAGGTGGTCAGTTCACTCAATGTCATGCTGGAAAGCAATTACCGCATGGAGGTCTTCATCGTGCAGGGGCCGGTCTATCGCCTGCGTGAAATGGTGCAAGAACTGGTGGCCTGCAAAGGGGTAGAAACCGGCAAACTGACCCTCACCGGCGCCACCCTGCCGCAACTCCATGCCCGCAGAAGACAAAAACAGGAGATACTGCCATGA
- a CDS encoding urea amidolyase associated protein UAAP1 — MTVTPDTILFEEIMPGGWNRSLILKRGTALRLTDIEGGANLSALFYNAHNTTERYNMPDTLKAQFISCISKGNVCYSDMGRILVSIIDDGCGWHDTISGLSNAATNQRKYGSSPYQSARNSYYRNGFDALLLELAKHGMGKRDLIAPVNFFTKIAVDTAGDLAFITGNSPAGSYVDLQAEMDTLVVLCSCPHPMDPRPDYGPGPVKLTVWNSGIAPEQNPCRSFCAQNQRGFMNTIEYHL, encoded by the coding sequence ATGACCGTGACACCCGATACCATCCTCTTCGAAGAGATCATGCCTGGCGGCTGGAACCGTTCGCTGATCCTTAAACGGGGAACGGCACTACGCCTGACTGATATAGAGGGAGGGGCCAACCTGTCAGCCCTGTTCTATAACGCCCACAATACCACTGAACGCTACAACATGCCGGATACCCTCAAGGCCCAGTTTATCTCCTGCATCAGCAAAGGAAACGTCTGCTACTCAGACATGGGCAGGATTCTGGTCTCGATCATTGATGACGGCTGCGGCTGGCACGACACCATCAGCGGGCTCTCCAATGCCGCAACCAACCAGCGCAAGTATGGTTCAAGCCCCTATCAAAGTGCCAGAAATAGCTATTATCGTAACGGCTTTGACGCCCTGCTGCTGGAACTGGCCAAGCATGGCATGGGCAAACGCGACCTGATCGCGCCGGTCAATTTTTTCACCAAGATCGCCGTTGATACCGCCGGTGACCTTGCGTTCATCACGGGAAACTCTCCTGCCGGCAGCTACGTCGACCTGCAGGCCGAGATGGATACGCTGGTTGTACTCTGCAGCTGCCCCCATCCGATGGACCCGCGACCGGACTACGGGCCAGGGCCGGTCAAGCTGACGGTCTGGAACTCCGGCATCGCACCGGAGCAGAACCCCTGCCGCAGCTTCTGTGCCCAAAACCAGCGCGGGTTCATGAACACCATCGAGTACCATCTCTAA
- a CDS encoding urea amidolyase associated protein UAAP2 — translation MSMTPLQESPLDPRQAVYETVLPAGEHWMHLIQKGQTFRIIDLEGNQAVDTLFYNAHDYSERYSAVDTIREQGNVYLSTGSPLLSSEGNTMLVITADTCGRHDTLGGGCSAESNSVRYPRETRYMHNCRDTFMQGLLQWGQGMDKREITHNINFFMNVPISPEGKSTFADGISEPGKYVEMRAEMDVICLISNCPQLNNPCNAYNPTPVRLLIWD, via the coding sequence ATGAGCATGACACCATTACAGGAAAGTCCGCTGGATCCCCGTCAGGCGGTGTATGAAACCGTCCTGCCGGCAGGGGAGCACTGGATGCACCTGATACAAAAAGGCCAGACCTTCAGGATTATCGACCTGGAAGGCAATCAGGCCGTGGATACCCTTTTTTACAATGCCCACGACTACAGCGAGCGTTACAGCGCCGTGGACACCATCCGTGAACAGGGCAATGTCTATCTCTCAACCGGGTCACCGCTGTTGTCATCCGAAGGCAACACCATGCTGGTGATCACCGCCGACACCTGTGGCCGCCACGACACCCTGGGCGGCGGTTGCTCAGCCGAGAGCAACTCGGTGCGTTACCCACGGGAAACCCGCTACATGCATAACTGCCGCGACACCTTCATGCAGGGGCTGCTGCAGTGGGGCCAAGGCATGGACAAGCGGGAGATCACCCACAACATCAACTTCTTCATGAATGTCCCGATCTCGCCGGAGGGAAAATCCACCTTTGCCGACGGGATCTCAGAACCGGGCAAATATGTTGAAATGCGCGCAGAAATGGATGTCATTTGCCTGATCTCCAACTGTCCGCAGCTCAACAATCCCTGTAATGCCTATAATCCAACCCCGGTCAGGCTGCTGATCTGGGACTGA
- the uca gene encoding urea carboxylase produces MFTKVLIANRGEIACRIIRTLRSMGIRSVAVYSEADVNARHAIEADEACCLGDPAPAASYLNIDKIIQAALASGAQAIHPGYGFLSENPEFAEQCASHGIVFIGPSAESMRAFGLKHRARELAEQCNVPLLPGSGILGDENHAVAQAARIGYPVMLKSTAGGGGIGMALCRDEEELLTSFAGIERLARNNFKECGLFLEKYVARARHVEVQIFGDGQGTAITLGTRDCSVQRRNQKVIEETPAPGLSPEQTTALCTAAQRLAATACYASAGTVEFVVDAESGAFYFLEVNTRLQVEHTVTEEVHGIDLVEWMIRQACGELPPLSACAPQANGCAMQVRVYAEDPGKNFQPCSGILTDVFFPADVRCDGWIERGTAVTAYYDPLLAKLIVTGKDRAEVLRKLAAALAETRLAGIETNLAYLRQICADPRFISGSVYTKMLETLTYQARTIDVLTPGTSSTIQDYPGRTGYWEVGVPPSGPMDHLSFRLGNRLLGNPEDAAGLELTITGPTLKFNAATTICLTGATMQATLDGSAVPYWQAVPVAQGAVLKLGAIVGAGQRSYLCIQGGFDVPDYLGSKATFTLGEFGGHGGRALLAGDVLRFLPGSETVLEAPLAEALRPSLATRWEIGVLYGPHGAPDFFTESDIATFFSTDWEVHYNSARTGVRLIGPKPDWARQDGGEAGLHPSNIHDNAYAIGTIDFTGDMPIILGPDGPSLGGFVCPATIVQAELWKMGQLRPGDRVCFRRISQQDAERLEQQQDLVLQTLQPQPVLSLEGDAATAATGPIVATLPAVGERPGVVYRRSGDKYLLIEYGEPRIDLNYRFRAHALIEWLRSRITNGILDLTPGIRSLQVHYDNRLLPLAELLSLLQQAEEAIPSIEDLVVPSRIVHLPLSWDDPSTRLAIEKYTQSVRPDAPWCPSNIEFIRRINGLENIQEVQDILFNASYLVMGLGDVYLGAPVATPLDPRQRLVTTKYNPARTWTPENAVGIGGAYLCVYGMEGPGGYQFVGRTVQMWNRYRQTSQFEAGKPWLLRHFDQLRFYPVSHDELLQMRRDFINGTCSLRIEETSLSLRDYHAFLAQHADEIAAAKGRQATAFEAERQHWEATGQAHFVSESADCQEVTEEEELAVGCEAVASPVSGVVWKIVVQPGERVAEGDCVVIMESMKMETAVLATCSGVVAQLFCGEGTYLNGGRNLLSIRPD; encoded by the coding sequence ATGTTCACTAAAGTGCTCATAGCCAATCGCGGCGAAATCGCCTGCCGGATCATCCGGACCCTGCGTAGCATGGGGATCAGATCCGTTGCCGTCTATTCCGAGGCCGATGTCAATGCCCGCCATGCCATTGAGGCAGACGAGGCCTGTTGCCTGGGTGATCCGGCACCTGCAGCCAGCTATCTCAATATCGACAAGATCATACAGGCCGCGCTGGCATCCGGCGCCCAAGCCATCCATCCCGGCTATGGGTTCCTGAGTGAAAACCCTGAGTTTGCCGAGCAGTGCGCCAGTCACGGGATTGTCTTTATCGGTCCGTCTGCGGAAAGCATGCGCGCCTTTGGCCTGAAGCACCGGGCGCGGGAGCTGGCAGAACAGTGTAACGTGCCATTGCTGCCCGGCAGCGGCATCCTGGGAGATGAGAATCATGCCGTGGCCCAGGCAGCCAGGATCGGCTATCCGGTCATGCTGAAAAGCACGGCCGGCGGAGGCGGTATCGGCATGGCGCTCTGCCGCGATGAGGAGGAGTTGCTGACCTCCTTTGCCGGCATTGAACGCCTGGCCCGCAACAACTTCAAGGAATGCGGCCTGTTTCTGGAAAAATATGTGGCCCGGGCGCGCCATGTCGAGGTGCAGATCTTCGGTGATGGCCAGGGCACGGCCATCACCCTGGGGACACGGGATTGCTCGGTCCAGCGCCGCAACCAGAAGGTGATTGAAGAGACGCCTGCCCCCGGCCTGTCGCCAGAGCAGACAACGGCCCTCTGTACTGCCGCGCAGCGGCTGGCAGCAACCGCTTGCTATGCCTCGGCAGGCACGGTGGAGTTCGTTGTTGATGCCGAGAGCGGCGCCTTTTACTTCCTGGAGGTCAACACCCGCCTGCAGGTTGAACATACGGTAACGGAAGAGGTGCATGGTATTGATCTGGTGGAATGGATGATCCGCCAGGCCTGCGGTGAACTGCCCCCCCTGTCTGCCTGCGCACCGCAGGCGAACGGCTGTGCCATGCAGGTGCGGGTCTATGCCGAAGATCCGGGTAAGAACTTCCAGCCCTGCTCAGGCATCCTGACCGATGTCTTTTTTCCGGCCGATGTTCGCTGTGATGGCTGGATCGAGCGGGGCACCGCCGTTACCGCCTACTACGATCCGCTACTGGCCAAACTGATTGTGACCGGCAAGGACCGGGCCGAGGTGCTGCGAAAGCTTGCAGCTGCCCTGGCTGAAACCCGTTTGGCCGGCATTGAGACCAACCTGGCCTATCTGCGCCAGATCTGTGCTGACCCGCGTTTTATCAGCGGCTCGGTCTATACCAAGATGCTGGAGACGCTCACCTACCAGGCCCGGACCATTGATGTGCTGACACCGGGCACCAGCAGCACCATACAGGATTATCCCGGTCGCACCGGCTACTGGGAGGTTGGTGTGCCGCCTTCCGGGCCGATGGATCATCTCAGTTTCCGGCTGGGCAACCGCCTGTTGGGCAATCCGGAGGATGCTGCCGGACTGGAGCTGACCATTACCGGTCCAACCCTCAAATTCAACGCTGCCACCACCATCTGTCTGACCGGGGCCACCATGCAGGCCACCCTGGACGGCTCAGCGGTCCCCTACTGGCAGGCCGTGCCGGTTGCACAGGGCGCCGTCCTGAAACTGGGGGCCATTGTCGGGGCCGGACAACGCAGCTATCTCTGCATTCAAGGCGGCTTTGATGTCCCGGACTATCTGGGCAGCAAGGCCACCTTTACCCTGGGAGAGTTCGGCGGCCATGGCGGCCGCGCACTGCTGGCCGGTGATGTGCTGCGTTTCTTACCCGGCAGCGAAACCGTCCTTGAAGCGCCGCTGGCGGAGGCACTGCGTCCGTCACTGGCAACGCGCTGGGAGATCGGCGTCCTGTACGGCCCCCACGGTGCGCCGGACTTCTTTACCGAGAGCGACATCGCCACCTTTTTCAGTACCGACTGGGAGGTCCATTACAACTCGGCCCGCACCGGCGTGCGGCTGATCGGACCAAAACCGGACTGGGCCCGCCAGGATGGCGGCGAGGCCGGACTGCACCCCTCCAATATCCATGACAACGCCTATGCCATCGGCACGATTGACTTTACCGGCGACATGCCGATCATCCTCGGACCGGACGGCCCGAGCCTGGGCGGGTTTGTCTGCCCGGCCACGATTGTCCAGGCAGAGCTCTGGAAGATGGGGCAACTCCGTCCCGGCGACCGGGTCTGTTTTCGCAGGATCTCGCAGCAGGATGCCGAACGCCTTGAGCAGCAGCAGGATCTGGTGCTGCAGACCCTGCAACCACAACCGGTGCTCTCCCTGGAAGGGGACGCAGCAACTGCGGCAACCGGACCGATCGTTGCGACACTGCCGGCTGTGGGGGAACGGCCCGGCGTGGTCTACCGCCGCTCCGGCGATAAATACCTGCTGATTGAGTACGGCGAGCCCCGGATCGATCTCAACTACCGTTTCCGCGCCCATGCCCTGATCGAATGGCTGCGCAGCAGGATCACCAACGGCATCCTGGACCTGACACCGGGCATCCGCTCGCTGCAGGTGCACTATGATAACCGGCTGCTGCCCCTGGCTGAGTTGCTGTCGCTCCTGCAGCAGGCCGAGGAGGCGATCCCTTCAATCGAGGACCTGGTGGTGCCAAGCCGGATCGTGCATCTCCCCTTGAGCTGGGATGACCCCTCCACCCGCCTGGCCATCGAAAAATATACCCAGTCGGTGCGCCCGGATGCCCCCTGGTGCCCGAGCAACATCGAATTCATCCGCCGTATCAACGGCCTGGAGAACATCCAGGAGGTACAGGATATCCTCTTCAACGCCAGCTATCTGGTGATGGGGCTGGGCGATGTCTACCTGGGGGCCCCGGTTGCCACCCCGCTGGACCCCCGCCAGCGGCTGGTGACTACCAAGTACAACCCGGCCCGCACCTGGACACCGGAAAATGCGGTCGGCATCGGCGGTGCCTACCTCTGTGTCTACGGCATGGAGGGACCGGGCGGCTACCAGTTTGTCGGCCGTACCGTGCAGATGTGGAACCGTTATCGCCAGACCAGCCAGTTTGAAGCAGGCAAGCCGTGGCTGCTGCGTCACTTTGACCAGCTCCGCTTTTATCCGGTATCCCATGACGAACTGCTGCAGATGCGGCGCGACTTCATCAACGGCACCTGCAGCCTGCGGATAGAAGAGACCTCGCTCTCCCTGCGGGACTACCACGCCTTCCTTGCCCAGCACGCAGACGAGATCGCTGCTGCCAAGGGACGTCAGGCCACGGCCTTTGAGGCTGAACGCCAGCACTGGGAGGCAACCGGACAGGCCCACTTTGTCTCGGAAAGCGCTGATTGCCAAGAGGTGACCGAAGAGGAGGAGCTGGCTGTTGGCTGTGAGGCGGTTGCCTCACCGGTCTCCGGGGTGGTCTGGAAGATCGTGGTCCAGCCGGGCGAACGGGTTGCGGAAGGGGACTGCGTGGTGATCATGGAAAGCATGAAGATGGAGACCGCAGTGCTGGCCACCTGCAGTGGTGTGGTGGCACAGCTTTTCTGCGGAGAAGGCACCTACCTGAATGGTGGGCGGAACCTGCTGAGTATCAGGCCGGATTAG
- the atzF gene encoding allophanate hydrolase, with protein sequence MQIRSLQQQYRDGSLTPHRLVDRVLATIAANSDSNSWIYLLSREELYVYADRLTGCSPDSLPLYGIPFAIKDNIDLAGVPTTAACPEYAYTPQQSAFVVQRLLDAGAIPIGKTNMDQFATGLVGTRSPYGTARNPYSSEHIPGGSSSGSAVTVANQEVCFSLGTDTAGSGRVPAAFCNLVGVKPTKGLLSTAGVVPACRSLDCVSIFAATIADATLVLEVAQGFDEQDPFSRPAISSQQVPRHCFTFGVPSAADLAFFGNEHYAALFEKAVARLEQMGGKKLEIDFTPFREAARLLYEGPWVAERYAALQGFIENNAAAFVPVTHAIISKGITPTAVAAFQAEYRLQALRRETAAVWDMIDLLVTPTAGTIYRIAEVEADPISLNSNLGYYTNFMNLLDLAALAVPAGFTPAGLPFGITLAAPAFSDNYLLSLAARFSSLDDQQPLQVAVCGAHLRGLPLNRQLLELGGRFVREARTAPSYRFFALETEPPKPGLLYSRSGGAAIDLEVWELPAAGLGQLLASIPAPLGLGKVMLEDGSSVTCFLVEAAAVEQAQEITSFGGWKNYLGSKVP encoded by the coding sequence ATGCAGATCAGATCACTACAGCAACAGTATCGTGACGGATCACTGACCCCCCATAGGCTGGTTGACCGTGTCCTGGCCACCATTGCCGCCAACAGCGATTCCAACAGCTGGATTTACCTGCTCTCCCGTGAAGAGCTGTATGTCTATGCCGACCGCCTGACTGGCTGTTCGCCTGACAGCCTGCCGCTCTACGGCATCCCCTTTGCCATCAAGGACAACATTGATCTGGCCGGGGTGCCGACAACGGCAGCGTGCCCAGAGTATGCCTATACCCCGCAACAGTCGGCGTTTGTGGTGCAGCGGCTGCTGGATGCCGGTGCCATCCCGATTGGCAAGACCAACATGGATCAATTCGCCACCGGCCTGGTGGGAACACGCAGCCCCTACGGCACGGCCCGCAACCCCTACAGCAGCGAACATATCCCGGGCGGCTCCAGCTCCGGCTCTGCCGTGACCGTGGCAAACCAGGAGGTCTGTTTCTCGCTGGGGACCGACACCGCCGGTTCAGGGCGTGTCCCGGCGGCCTTCTGCAACCTGGTCGGGGTCAAGCCCACCAAAGGACTGCTCAGCACCGCGGGTGTTGTCCCTGCCTGCCGCAGCCTGGACTGCGTTTCCATCTTTGCCGCAACCATTGCCGATGCCACACTGGTCCTGGAGGTTGCCCAAGGTTTTGATGAGCAGGACCCGTTCTCCCGGCCAGCCATTAGCTCACAACAGGTGCCAAGGCACTGCTTTACCTTTGGTGTGCCCAGCGCAGCGGATCTGGCCTTTTTTGGCAATGAGCACTATGCAGCGCTCTTTGAAAAGGCGGTTGCCAGACTGGAACAGATGGGGGGTAAAAAGCTGGAGATTGACTTCACCCCGTTCCGTGAAGCAGCCAGGCTGCTGTATGAAGGCCCCTGGGTAGCTGAACGGTATGCTGCGCTGCAGGGCTTTATCGAGAACAACGCTGCTGCCTTTGTTCCTGTGACCCACGCGATCATCAGCAAGGGGATCACCCCCACGGCAGTGGCGGCATTTCAGGCAGAGTACCGCCTGCAGGCCCTGCGCAGGGAGACAGCCGCGGTCTGGGACATGATCGACCTGCTGGTCACCCCCACTGCCGGCACGATCTATCGCATTGCCGAGGTGGAGGCTGATCCGATCAGCCTGAACAGCAATCTCGGCTACTACACCAATTTCATGAACCTGCTGGATCTGGCTGCCCTGGCAGTACCGGCAGGTTTTACCCCGGCCGGTCTGCCGTTCGGGATTACCCTGGCTGCTCCGGCCTTCAGTGACAACTATCTGCTTTCACTTGCGGCTAGATTCAGTTCGCTGGATGACCAGCAACCACTGCAGGTGGCAGTCTGTGGCGCCCACCTGCGCGGCCTGCCCTTGAACCGGCAGTTGCTTGAACTTGGCGGCCGGTTTGTCCGTGAGGCCCGTACCGCCCCCAGTTACCGTTTCTTTGCCTTGGAGACTGAGCCACCCAAACCGGGTCTGCTCTACAGCCGATCTGGCGGGGCTGCCATCGACCTGGAGGTCTGGGAGTTGCCGGCAGCCGGTCTGGGACAGTTGCTGGCCAGTATCCCGGCGCCGTTGGGACTCGGCAAGGTCATGCTGGAGGATGGCAGTAGTGTGACCTGTTTTCTGGTGGAGGCGGCTGCGGTTGAACAGGCCCAGGAGATTACCTCGTTCGGCGGCTGGAAAAACTATCTGGGAAGCAAGGTTCCGTAA
- a CDS encoding type 1 glutamine amidotransferase has protein sequence MRAHYFQHDPAEGLGSIETWLQRQGAEISVTRWYEPDTTMPVLDGIDLLIIMGGPMSVNDEEQLPWLVSEKALVRQAVSQGSAILGICLGAQMIASALGARIYPNHCREIGWFPVTAVAPAATDLFPFPEQSMVLHWHGETFDLPSGAAHLARSVGCEHQAFQLGERVIGLQFHPEATPEVINAFLASTGDLPTEPYVATAPQIAATPASYFSGAAALLEQLLTYLTSGTARPSST, from the coding sequence ATGAGAGCACATTACTTTCAGCACGATCCAGCAGAAGGGTTGGGAAGCATCGAGACCTGGCTGCAGCGCCAGGGAGCAGAGATCAGCGTTACCCGCTGGTATGAGCCAGATACCACCATGCCTGTTCTTGATGGGATCGATCTGCTGATCATCATGGGTGGCCCCATGAGCGTCAACGATGAGGAACAACTGCCCTGGCTGGTATCGGAAAAGGCCCTGGTGCGTCAAGCCGTGTCGCAGGGCAGTGCCATTCTGGGGATCTGCCTCGGCGCCCAGATGATTGCCAGTGCCCTGGGTGCCAGAATTTACCCGAACCACTGTCGTGAGATCGGCTGGTTTCCGGTGACCGCAGTTGCACCAGCGGCAACGGATCTCTTCCCGTTTCCCGAGCAATCCATGGTACTTCACTGGCACGGCGAGACCTTTGACCTGCCTTCAGGCGCCGCACACCTGGCGCGCAGCGTTGGCTGCGAACATCAGGCCTTTCAGTTGGGGGAGAGGGTCATCGGGCTCCAGTTTCATCCCGAGGCCACCCCTGAGGTCATCAACGCCTTTCTGGCCAGCACCGGAGACCTGCCGACAGAACCGTACGTGGCAACGGCACCACAGATTGCAGCCACCCCGGCATCCTATTTCAGTGGAGCAGCAGCCTTGCTGGAACAGCTGCTCACCTACCTGACCAGCGGGACAGCCAGACCATCAAGCACCTGA
- a CDS encoding single-stranded DNA-binding protein encodes MASLNKVMLIGNLGKDPEVRYTTSGQAVASFNLATSEKFKNKSGDWEERTEWHRVTLWGKLAEIAGEYLAKGKTVYIEGRLQTRKWTDRDGNDKYTTEIVGDRMQMLSGKGDGGGAGGGARRPAAGGVADTTVSYDEPPFQDDDIPF; translated from the coding sequence ATGGCCAGTCTTAATAAGGTAATGCTGATCGGAAATTTGGGGAAAGACCCTGAGGTGCGCTACACCACCTCAGGTCAGGCAGTGGCAAGTTTTAACCTGGCCACCAGCGAGAAGTTCAAGAACAAGAGCGGTGACTGGGAAGAGCGGACCGAATGGCACCGGGTGACTCTGTGGGGAAAACTGGCTGAAATTGCCGGTGAATATCTTGCCAAGGGCAAGACCGTCTATATTGAGGGGCGTTTGCAGACCCGCAAGTGGACTGACCGTGACGGCAATGATAAATATACCACCGAGATCGTCGGTGACCGGATGCAGATGCTGAGCGGCAAGGGGGATGGCGGTGGCGCTGGCGGCGGTGCCCGTCGTCCGGCAGCTGGTGGTGTGGCCGATACCACGGTCAGCTATGACGAACCGCCCTTCCAGGACGACGATATCCCGTTCTAG
- a CDS encoding lysophospholipid acyltransferase family protein has product MALIRGLLYMAVFFPLTFLIAAVAILSTLIERSYYAWFARFWGRLGIAMAGINVTVSGGEQLPDGPIIVMSNHASNFDILAMQGYFPRPLSWIAKKELFSIPVFGWSMRRGGYIALDRGDGRKALKSMDEAAQQIRSGTSVIIFPEGTRTRDGRLLPFKRGGFLLAVKAGVPVVPVSIVGSFAINPGGSLGLNLGRPVRLKIHAPITLPAGLKRAEAEELLMQQVHTAITGGLP; this is encoded by the coding sequence GTGGCGCTGATTCGTGGCTTGCTTTATATGGCTGTTTTTTTCCCCCTGACCTTCCTGATTGCTGCGGTTGCAATCCTGTCGACGCTTATTGAACGCAGCTATTACGCATGGTTTGCCCGTTTCTGGGGACGCCTGGGGATCGCCATGGCCGGTATCAACGTAACGGTCAGTGGCGGAGAACAGCTCCCTGACGGCCCGATCATCGTCATGAGCAACCATGCCAGCAACTTTGATATCCTGGCCATGCAAGGCTATTTCCCCCGCCCGTTGTCCTGGATCGCCAAAAAAGAGCTCTTCTCGATTCCGGTCTTTGGCTGGTCCATGCGGCGGGGCGGCTATATCGCCCTGGATCGCGGCGATGGCCGCAAGGCGCTGAAAAGCATGGATGAGGCGGCCCAGCAGATCAGAAGCGGCACCAGCGTCATCATCTTTCCGGAGGGGACCCGCACCAGAGATGGACGGTTACTGCCGTTCAAACGGGGTGGTTTCCTGTTGGCAGTCAAGGCCGGTGTACCGGTGGTGCCGGTCAGTATCGTGGGCAGCTTTGCCATCAATCCCGGCGGCAGCCTGGGGCTGAATCTCGGACGGCCGGTCCGGCTCAAGATCCATGCCCCGATCACCCTGCCAGCAGGCCTGAAGCGGGCGGAGGCGGAAGAGCTGTTGATGCAGCAGGTCCATACCGCCATTACAGGCGGGCTGCCATGA